The proteins below are encoded in one region of Acidithiobacillus ferrooxidans ATCC 23270:
- a CDS encoding sensor histidine kinase, which translates to MDRRTPSPLKNWLRALSTGTTGEQLRVGPRWDAVLLLLAIVAFLGINFFTSAGGPLSHYFVPMLVISAGIVLFLLSLVLISVVALLLRLRRGEVGSQLATRLVVIITLLSFLPAAVVFGFSWQYLNRGVDSWFSSAVQSALDQALNVAKAGVDRYRNSTLLAAESIAQALVGESDSSAVITVIALRDQYRLSSVTLFSSDNRIIATSSDNLSLAPRVPRREILAMEEGHPTATIEPEPKGGLLVKVLIPVLSPHLGESNRMLYVEQPIPEQLTRAAEAVQVAYTRYHQLMLMREPMKTAFQLSLAVALLLAVLSAVWMGLHLARRLTAPIARLAAGTQAVARGEFIPLQTVASHDELGVLIHSFNNMTRQLARAKQQAAAAQEQAEQRRLYLETVLGQISSGILTFDGENRLAEVNAAATHILQEDLLRGSALEGLHDGTALEPLWKLVADWVEHPRNGMQKELQIERSDGPQTIIVHGAHFADDAGSRGFVLVFDDISTLVAAQRSAAWSEVARRLAHEIKNPLTPIQLSAERLRRKYLERLGDEGETLDRATRTIIHQVDALKVMVDAFSEYARQPQLELRPLDLNTLILDVLDLYRGQESGVEIRAELGAGLPPLRADVHRLRQILNNLLRNALDALQGGVESTDGKHILIRTRLTDAGPTKMLELSVLDDGPGFPVELLARVFEPYVSTKVKGSGLGLAIVRRIVEEHGGQIIADNQGLQGGARIVIDFPLG; encoded by the coding sequence ATGGACCGTCGTACCCCTTCCCCGTTGAAAAACTGGTTGCGTGCCCTGAGCACCGGAACCACAGGGGAGCAGCTGCGGGTGGGACCGCGCTGGGACGCCGTTCTGCTCCTGCTCGCCATTGTGGCCTTTTTGGGGATCAACTTTTTCACCAGCGCCGGGGGGCCGCTGAGCCATTATTTCGTGCCCATGCTGGTGATTTCGGCGGGGATCGTCCTCTTTCTGCTCTCCCTGGTACTGATCTCGGTGGTGGCGCTGCTGTTGCGACTGCGGCGAGGCGAGGTGGGCAGTCAACTGGCTACCCGCCTGGTGGTCATCATCACTCTGCTCAGTTTTTTGCCGGCAGCCGTCGTTTTCGGTTTTTCCTGGCAGTATCTGAATCGGGGCGTGGACTCGTGGTTCAGCAGCGCTGTGCAGAGTGCGCTGGATCAGGCCCTGAATGTGGCCAAGGCGGGCGTGGATCGCTACCGCAATTCCACGTTGCTGGCGGCGGAAAGCATTGCCCAGGCGCTGGTGGGGGAGTCGGACAGCAGCGCCGTAATCACCGTGATTGCCCTGCGCGATCAGTATCGCCTGAGCAGCGTAACCCTTTTCTCCAGCGACAACCGGATCATCGCCACCAGCAGTGATAACCTCAGTCTGGCCCCGCGTGTGCCGCGCCGGGAAATTCTCGCCATGGAAGAGGGCCATCCGACCGCCACCATCGAGCCGGAACCCAAGGGCGGCCTGCTGGTAAAGGTGCTGATCCCGGTGCTGAGCCCACACCTGGGGGAAAGCAACCGCATGCTTTATGTGGAGCAACCCATCCCCGAGCAACTGACTCGGGCCGCAGAGGCGGTGCAGGTGGCATATACCCGGTATCACCAGTTGATGCTGATGCGCGAACCGATGAAAACGGCCTTTCAGCTCAGCCTGGCGGTGGCCTTGCTGCTGGCTGTGCTGTCGGCGGTGTGGATGGGTTTGCATCTGGCGCGACGACTGACCGCGCCCATCGCGCGTCTGGCGGCGGGAACCCAGGCGGTGGCACGTGGGGAGTTCATTCCCTTGCAGACAGTGGCGAGTCACGACGAGCTGGGCGTCCTGATACATTCGTTCAACAATATGACCCGACAACTGGCGCGGGCCAAGCAGCAGGCGGCGGCGGCCCAGGAGCAGGCGGAGCAGCGGCGGTTGTATCTGGAGACCGTGCTCGGCCAGATTTCCAGCGGCATCCTGACCTTCGATGGCGAAAATCGTTTGGCCGAAGTCAACGCTGCGGCGACCCATATCCTTCAGGAGGATCTGCTCAGAGGCAGCGCCCTGGAAGGCCTGCATGACGGCACCGCGCTGGAACCCCTGTGGAAACTGGTGGCGGATTGGGTGGAACATCCTCGTAACGGGATGCAGAAAGAGTTGCAGATCGAGCGCTCCGACGGGCCGCAGACCATTATCGTGCATGGCGCGCATTTTGCGGATGACGCCGGTAGTCGGGGTTTCGTCCTGGTTTTCGATGACATCAGTACGCTGGTCGCCGCCCAACGCAGCGCCGCCTGGAGTGAAGTGGCGCGGCGTCTGGCCCACGAGATCAAGAACCCGCTCACCCCCATTCAGCTCTCCGCCGAGCGGCTGCGGCGCAAATATCTGGAACGCCTTGGCGACGAGGGGGAGACCCTGGATCGTGCCACCCGCACCATCATCCATCAGGTGGACGCCCTCAAGGTGATGGTGGATGCCTTCTCGGAGTACGCCCGGCAGCCGCAACTGGAGTTGCGCCCGCTCGATCTCAACACGCTGATTCTGGACGTGCTCGACCTGTATCGTGGGCAAGAGAGCGGAGTGGAGATTCGGGCGGAGCTGGGTGCGGGCCTGCCCCCCCTGCGGGCCGATGTGCATCGCCTGCGCCAAATCCTCAATAATCTTCTGCGCAATGCCCTTGACGCCTTACAGGGTGGCGTAGAATCCACTGATGGTAAGCATATTCTGATTCGCACCCGTTTGACGGACGCCGGCCCCACAAAGATGCTAGAGTTGAGTGTGTTGGATGACGGGCCCGGCTTCCCGGTCGAGTTGCTGGCGCGGGTTTTTGAGCCCTACGTCAGCACCAAGGTGAAGGGTTCCGGGCTGGGTCTCGCCATCGTCCGGCGTATCGTTGAGGAGCACGGCGGGCAGATTATCGCCGATAATCAGGGTTTGCAGGGCGGTGCGCGTATCGTTATTGATTTTCCGTTAGGTTGA
- a CDS encoding sigma-54-dependent transcriptional regulator, producing the protein MEDARLNILVVDDEPDICATLAEILEDEGYGVHTAGSAEAAEVLLREQMVDLVLLDIWMPGEDGVSLLRRWAETGLAQPVVMMSGHATIETAVQATKLGAYDFIEKPLSLDKTLLTVTHALESSRLQRENRDLRAQAGWVERPSGDSPAIRQFREQLQRVAAVDSWALLLGEPGSGKEVAARYLHRRSRRAQGPFVDLRAAAIARPNVAVELFGSEEHGKLTRGRLEVAHGGTLFIDEIADMDLETQARLFSALQERRIIRVGGTTPVPVDVRVIAGSAQDLAHAVQSGQFRSDLYYRLSALPLKVPPLSARSVDIPVLIEEFVRFYGARDGLAPRRFAPETLEVLRHYPWPGNIRELQNLVERLLILAEGPEISAEEVEGALGLDNRLVLANSNFDGEDFGGTLKRARERFERAFLEYHLARNEWNIARTAEVVGLERTHLYRKLKNLSIALKGERRAGEDGDEGEG; encoded by the coding sequence ATGGAAGATGCACGATTGAATATTCTGGTGGTAGATGACGAACCCGATATCTGCGCGACCCTGGCAGAAATTCTGGAGGACGAAGGCTACGGCGTGCATACCGCCGGTAGTGCGGAAGCGGCCGAAGTGCTGTTGCGCGAGCAGATGGTGGACCTCGTACTCCTCGATATCTGGATGCCGGGTGAGGATGGCGTCAGCCTCTTGCGACGCTGGGCCGAAACGGGTCTGGCGCAGCCGGTGGTGATGATGTCCGGGCACGCCACCATCGAAACGGCGGTGCAGGCGACCAAGCTGGGCGCCTATGACTTCATCGAAAAGCCACTGTCGTTGGACAAGACCCTGCTTACCGTCACCCATGCCCTGGAATCCAGCCGCTTGCAGCGCGAGAACCGGGATCTGCGTGCGCAGGCGGGTTGGGTGGAGCGACCGAGCGGTGACAGTCCGGCCATCCGCCAGTTCCGCGAACAGTTGCAGCGGGTGGCGGCGGTGGATTCCTGGGCCTTGCTGCTGGGCGAGCCGGGCAGCGGCAAGGAAGTGGCCGCGCGTTATCTGCACCGACGAAGCCGGCGGGCACAGGGGCCTTTCGTGGATCTGCGTGCCGCCGCCATCGCCCGCCCCAATGTGGCGGTCGAACTGTTCGGCAGCGAGGAGCATGGCAAGCTGACCCGCGGGCGTCTGGAAGTCGCCCATGGCGGCACGCTCTTCATCGACGAAATTGCCGATATGGATCTGGAAACTCAGGCGCGCCTGTTCTCGGCACTGCAGGAGCGGCGCATCATCCGGGTGGGCGGGACGACGCCCGTGCCCGTGGATGTGCGCGTTATCGCCGGGAGTGCGCAGGATCTGGCGCACGCGGTGCAGAGCGGGCAATTTCGCAGCGATCTCTACTACCGTCTCAGCGCCCTGCCCCTGAAGGTGCCGCCGCTGTCGGCGCGGAGTGTGGATATTCCGGTGCTCATAGAAGAGTTCGTACGCTTTTATGGCGCTCGCGATGGTCTGGCGCCGCGCCGTTTTGCCCCGGAAACCCTGGAGGTGCTGCGGCATTATCCATGGCCGGGCAATATCCGGGAATTGCAGAACCTGGTGGAACGCCTGCTGATTCTGGCGGAAGGCCCGGAGATCAGCGCGGAAGAGGTGGAGGGCGCCCTGGGACTGGATAATCGTCTCGTCCTCGCCAACAGCAATTTCGACGGGGAAGATTTCGGCGGTACCCTGAAGCGCGCGCGGGAGCGCTTCGAGCGCGCCTTCCTGGAGTACCATCTGGCGCGTAACGAGTGGAATATCGCGCGGACGGCGGAAGTGGTAGGGCTGGAGCGCACACATCTCTATCGCAAGCTGAAGAACCTGAGTATCGCCCTGAAGGGCGAGCGGCGGGCGGGCGAGGATGGGGATGAGGGGGAGGGGTGA